The window CAGCAATTTTTTTAGGGACTCGACTATGCTTGCAAAGGATGGGCGCTGAACAGGATCACTGCCAAAATAAATagatgaataaaaaaagaagaaatataatGAGACGTTTGAAGCATTGaattgattattatagttgatggttattatagttttgtaagttataatagtttgtgttttggtgcatgttattttaatttgagttggaaatagtaaatactaaaaaaaatcattatagGAGTAGACTATAAAAACCCACCCTAACAACTACAAGTTGTGCCCCAAGCATCCCTAagatttaatttcttttattttctgtgGTTCGTTTTAGAAATCCATaagaaacgaaaaagaaaccaaactaCAAAAGAAACTAAACAGAAAAGACCAAGCACGGACACATGGATTGGAAAGTAAACAACTTACTCTGCCCAGCAAGATTCAATAAGGGAAGCCAACAACGGAGAAGTACTTGATGGGATAGAAAGCTTTCTGTTCTGGAAAGCGACAGCTCCCACAACctaaaatgtttgtataaaCATGTTAAAGAGGGAAACGACAAGAAAAAAAGCCATTCCAGTGCCTGTTTTACATGGCCTATGATAATAAACAGTGTAAGACGAATGTTGTAGCTAACCTGAGCCGGGCCAAGCCCACTCCATGGTTGTTGCATGGTGACTAGTTCCCAGAGGATCACTCCAAAACTGTAGACATCAGACTTCTCATTTGAAGGCTCTCCACGAAGGAATTCTGGAGCCATCCACTCAGGCTGAAAATAAAAGCAACAGAGTTACATGCTGATTGATGGACGGCTGAGTAAAATTTAACCTGCAAAATATTTGTGCAAGATCTGACTTTCTATGGCAATAGAAATTGATATGAACATTGAACATTGCAGATGTACCAACTAGAAAAGGTTAAAATAGATTTATTCGGTGAGTGAAACCAATGTTTTCACTCAGTATTGATCTTGTGTTGGATTTGGGTTCAGGAGTGTAACAGTTGTACCTAAGATGTGGAACATGTAAGGAATAGTTATATGGTTAAACAGTCACACCCAAGAAATGGTAACCCCATTGTATCAGTTGTATAAAGGTGTGAACGCCCAAGATCCTGTTGTTTATAATGTTGGGCAGGCCAAAAACTAATCTCATCTCACCCTAAAGGACAAGGTACAAGAACTTCAATTATTCAAGATCCTAAAaaaccaatatttataaagtcCAAATATTCCAAACACAATAACATGAGTGGTGTTAACATAGGTAGGAacaaagacatttttttttcaaggaaATAAGTACTATGcaacaaattttatacttATTCCAATATGGGAGAGCAACTCACCGTTCCAGCAACAGATTTTGATGATATGAAAGTGTTTGCTTTGAATCTGGACAACCCAAAATCACAAACCTAACCCAAGCACATGGAATTAGCAAAGGAAGCCAAAGGTGCTCTCACTCATGAAATTTTTAAGATACTCGTGAAAATCTCAAGATATGTAGCAGCACATGTTTATAATACCTTCACTGTCCAATTTTTGTCAACCAACAAGTTGGGAGACTTAAGATCCCAGTGTACTATAGGAGGATTGAGACAATGTAGGTAGTTGATTCCCTTTGCCTGCAAGGAAAATAAGAATCACCttactaatttaaatagttGTACTAAACAAAACagcaataaagaaagaatagaCACACACCACATCCAATGCCATGCGCAATCGTTTCCTTTGATCCATCAATTCACCATAAGATGGCCTGTGGATTAGGCGGTATAGACTACCCCTGTTTCAAAGATTCAAAATTAGACACAATTTATAGAGTGATAGAATTGGGAAAAAACGGTTGTGGGGTGGTGGCAGGAAAAAAACCTAGGCAGGTATTCAGTCACTATCGAAAGATGAGGTCGCTTTGTAACTGCACCCATAAAAAGTACCACATTCGGATGGCGCACCCGCTTCATTATTGCAACCTGCAAAGTTTTACAGAGTACAACTGAGTTATGATCATCGTAATCTCATTACTCTAACTACACAAAAAGTGATTACACCAAAAGTAATACAGCaactgaaaaatatttataaaagcaTTAACTATTATATTGGTAGAACAAAGTCATGTGCCTTTGTCACAACTCGTTGCAAGAGCATACTAGGCGTGTAAGGTCAAATCACCTTCTAAGCAAATATAGAAGATCTATACACTTTCAGGTATTGATAGCAAGTGAACAAAAAAGGGAAGAACCAACGTAAAAGTAaacttctattttaaaattttcatcataCCTCTCTTAAAAACTCTTTTAACTGATCATCATGGAAATCCTGCACGGTTAGAACCTTGACAGCAACATCCTATGTAGAAGAAAAGTTGTGCGTTAGCACACatagaaatatcaaaatagGTTGCAAACAAACAAGCAGAGAACCAGCAAGTGAAACAAGAGGCCCCTAATCTACATTAGACATCTTTCATAAAAAACGCCTTCCTAATACACCTTAGCTTCTGTTTTAATTCAAAGGTATCAGGGAGCCAAGGCCCGAATAGTTATGGGCAAGAAGCAGGGATTGGCTTCCTATTATCATCCCCGCCAGGAACAAACCCATCTCTCAAAGAAAGTCGGGTAGGAATTCTTCTGATTTCAAGTACTCattcaaaaccaataaactaatGCAATGAAATTCAGTAGTATTTGATGTCATGTAATAATCAAATTTGCCCAcgtatattatttttccttgatGAATTCGTGtgttgaaatattaaataccACATGGAATTTAttatcaacaataaaattttgaaggaaaacatCCAGTCACAAGGGCAAGGTAAAATGCATTTCTCATTGTCATCcccaacaaaaaatttagatgaagttcttttttatatgCTGTTGCCTTTTCATGGGGTTTCTTAAGCCTGGCAAAGAAAACTAGCATGCAACTAACCATTCTccttagaaaataaacaagGTAATGAAACTATTAGATTAAAAGCTGTCTGTTGGAACTTGTTACACTATGAACTGAACATGAATGTTGAATCATGAGTTGAAGATAAGATAAAAGAGACTAACCGATCCATGCCATTCAGCACGATGCACTGTACCAAATGAACCTGAAAGAACAATAAAGGGGAAAGTTCAGAATCAGCCATCTGTTTATACATTTAGTACAAGCAGATATGACAAGATAGGGAATTACCAGCTCCGACACGCTCCTTTATATGTAATTCATCCCATGAAATTTCCAGCCAGTCCATTGCAAGTGATGGTTCAAGTGTCAAATATTTTGGATATGTTGATGCTGAACAATTTTGAGATCTACCCACAATCTCCTTCGAATCAGTTTGAGTTGACAAGGTTAATTTGGACGGATTAATGGTTTCATTCACTGAAATCCCTGCTGCTACAACTGCCTCTTCTTGGTATATTTCTTCAATGACAACTTTGTTTTCACATAAAGATGCACCACCAACAGAACTCAACACCTCGGAGGCATCAGCCCCAGTGGATGGCATTATATGATTCTGAAGCACACACTCCTTGCTTACTTTTGTCTCCAAACACAACTGAGTCGATCCTATACCCATACAAGCTTGATCAACCAATTTATCAGTTTCAGCCCCTGAACTCATACGTAAAGTGCTTCCCCCTTTCATCTGGTACTGTCCAAAACCTGCAAAGCATTGATCCAAAAAGAGAGATTTTCATGCCCGTTTCCAATTTAAGAGACGTTCAACCTCGTACAACAATATCAAGTTGCATGAAATAATACAAGGATTCTGTGTGCATATTTAAAATGACTTCCTGGAGAAAGTACACATGCCCAATGCTAGCCTAGTATCAAGAAGGCAGCctattttcaaagaaaacagTTCAATTTTACGTCAATAAAACATCAGCCAATCCAAAACAATGTGCACAGCAAAAGGTCAAAAATTTGTACAGAGTAGAAACCACATTTAGAAGAAATCAGACAGATGTCAATTGATTAGCAGACATGAAATGATATGTGAAACATCAGATGGATCTAGATAACCATCTGAAATAACTTAAAGATGACAAGAATGCACGCCTATGTAAATCCTTGTGCATAAATGAGTATACATCTTAACTCAGCTGACACATGAACTACTAAACAAATCTCCAAAACATTTCTTGTATCGAAATTCATTCAAACTATGCTAGGCTAACAGGCTAATAACAATTGAGTTTATATGTAAAAATGGTCAACCACCTATTTGTGCAGGAAGTTTTGCAATTCTAGGCCAATAGAGAAAGtaaaaacatatattcaaGGAAAACAAAGTGCTAACAAACCTGAACGTAGAGGATATTCAGGAAAACCACAGATTTGCTTTGACCCGACAGTTTGATGATTGAAATAGCTTTCCACGTAAGGTTCTTGAAACTCTTTTAAATGAGAAATCTGGAGCGGTGAAGGCATTGAAGATTGGAACCCTCCATTAATTGATGAATCTGGACCATGTATATTTCCCGGTTCCCCCACTAAATCAACTACATATTCCCTGTTAACAAAATGAGTGTCCATAAACAACACACCAAGACATCTTATACTACATATAGAAATTAAGTGCACACTTTCCCAAGAAACGGTTGGCTGCAgttgaaaatcaaacaaagttAGAGGCATTGTCTTCATTAGAAATGAAGCGAACTTGTTGATTAATGAACAAATTGGAGAGCCAAGTAATAAAATTTGCATTGGAAAAGGACTATTTGGTATTTGATGTACTGGAAACTTCTGCATATTTTACAATAGGACATCCACTGCCTCAGTGATCCAGCTCTAAATCCATGATGTTTGGCATACATAAGacataattttagttttaaaagggaacaaaaaagaattaacGAACAAGCGAATTTATAAGAATCAGAAACTATATCTATAATTATTACTAGGAAATGCTAGAAGAGAAACTTATTAATTGCCAACTCCCAACTTCATGTGAAGCCAAAAGTGTAATGCAACAACTTATGAAATCATCCTGTCGTATCACTTGCCAACTGAAAACTTCATCAATATCCTATTTGCTTGTGATACCACGTAGTTAAAATTGTAATCCTCACGTCTTTTAGATGGTGAACCCTTATGAAAAAGGTATAATGAGATAAAATCGATGCCTAGGATTTCACTGTGACAGCTGAAAATTGTGCAACTTGTGAAAAAAGTTTCCTAAGAGGTAAAGCTTGATTTTCTAACCTCAACGATTTCTTGTCATCTTCAATTTTGACAAGGCAAGAGGATCGATGATCTGCAACACAGTACTTGCAACCTCTAGCTATCCGACATGGCAAACCTATATAATCAGCCAATTTCTGATACACAAAACAATAACCCTCGtgtgattaatatatattgtataaacATTCCCAGTAATTGGCAAATTCACCATGCTTAGACTAGAAAGAAATTAGCTAATCATTCAAGTCATACGAGTTTGTACTGCGTTGCTACGAGGTACCCCACCAAATTCCAACACATGCACATGTAAGGAAGAGAACAAGGACCACAGGTTCCACTTAGCTAAGATGTAAGATCTataatgagagaaaaaatttctACAGCCTTGCCACGAAGAAAGCTAACTGGTGcatatcatttaaaacaacAGATATACTTGTCTCCTTGGGCATTCCTTAGACAAAATCACAACATACAAGGAAGTGATACCATTTCCAGACAGAAACTTACAAGACTCTGAAGACATTAAGGTACATCCCCGATCCACTAAACCAACAAAAAAGCTGTAGGGAAATAAACCATTCGCCCAGAATGAGCCAGAGGTCTCATTCCCATAATTGCATAAATTTATGTCAATCCACCAAACAAGGAATTAAAATTTGGTGCAATTTCATCCTTTTGCgattttcttgaaaatcatttttttgaCTTCCAAGAACACTATCGTATTCTTCTATTATATCATTCAcagaaataattttagtaaCCATAAGCTTGGGAAGTGTGAAGTTCTTCTCCAATAGGCATACGTTGATGAAACATATTCAAAAGCtaaatagaaaatagtttACAATGCACATGAAGGAACCATTGAAGAGGGAATCAACAAATCATAAAGTGCAATACCTTGAAAAGGATTGCACGATGCCTGCATAGTCCCATAGAAAGACTACCAATTGGAAGAACTATGCATTTCTGAAATTCCCTCAATCTTTTGCTCACCACTTTCCAATGGAGGTGTAACCCCCCTTGCTCCACCGGAAAAGTGCCCCTATTTATtggaattaaaataaaattacagttaaaaagaagcagaaaataataacattaataagTACGCAACAAGGGTCAAATTAATGAGAACGTACCCCATGTAGATCGCAACAAGCTTTCCTAGTTTCTCCACCAACACTAAGGTGCTCTCCGAAGCACAATATAATTCCTGTGCTTTGTCTTCAAGCTCTTTCAGTCGAGAGTCCCCACGTCTATCAACAAGAATCACCTCCATTGACGTCTCACTTGGTTCAATGGTTCTAAGCGACATCAGAGAAGGTAGCCGTCTACCTTCCTCAAAATCATTGCACATAACCCAGAGATACGGGTTCATACCCAGAATATTGTAGAAACCATCTGATATTTTGTCGGAGTAAGACAGACAACCACTTACCTGAGAATATATGAATCTACAGTCGTAAATAACTAATTTGAAGTTCAAAGTGTAGCTCTAAAGACAACTATTAGTTTGTAATCAATCGAACATACTTCATCAAGATGATAGGTGCAAATTACGGACACCATTAGCAACAATGATGAATTAAAAAGTTCTGCTATTAACGCAAGCGAAATTTGAAAGGAGGAATTCGCAATCCAAGGAAAGAAGATCGAGACAATCCGAAGGTTCTGTCGACTGATTAAATTAGAGAAACTTCTTCCGAAAGTAAAAACAGTTAACGCCGCCGATGGAGACGTGCCTTTAAAATAGTTCAGAACTTGATGGTGTGGTATGGAGTAcagaataaaatttgaaaaggtaaccgaacaattttcatttgatcaCTGAGAATACTAGACCTCAAAATGTACACAAGTCAGAAAGTTGGAGATAGATAGTGTATATACCCAAAGTCGATAAGAAACTGTTTCTGCGTCCGTAATTTCCACCCTGCCTTCCTCCATAAGCACAGGATCGCCGGCGAGATTAGCATGAGAACGAAGCGTTGCAGCTAAAGCAAGTTGCAGGTAATAACTCTCTGTCGCTTTCTGTGCTATGTTTTCCTTATCATCTCCAACCTCAATCTCTTCCGGCCTGGCCGTGTGCGAGGACAATATCTTCGACGCCGATGAATCTTTGACGTCGCTGGAAAAGTTTCCATCCACTGTCCCCGTTCCCGTGCCTGAAAACAAACTCCCCGCATAGCTACTCCCGCTTGATAATCTAGGCAGTGAAACTTGCCGGTCAAAGTTCCGGTCAACACTCCGATCCTTAACCGACGTTGTATCGTGCTCGGGCTCCGAGGTAGGTGGCGGAAGCAAAAGTTCGCGGTCCTCATCGCAGTTGGAAAGCCAAGTTTTCACGTGAGCTGTTGCCGACCGCGTTGCTTTCTTGTCCACCAACCAATCGTAAAAAGCAGGCAGTTTCTTATTGGTTTGTGCCTTGTCCCCCGTGAAAAGATCCGATACAGCCGAACTCTTCGTGACGCTAAAGTCGCGCGCTGGCCTCGGAGTCGGTTTCGCGTCGCTTTCCGTACTAAAAGTGtctttgttgattttcttctcGTGATCCAAAATGTGTTTGGAGGTTGACGCCGAGTCAAATCCGCGATCCGGAAATTGCCTGGGGAAGAAGTAAGTCGTTCTATGCGGCATTTTTCACAGAGTAGTCTCAAACaccacaagaaaaataataacgGATGCTGCACACAACAcaaattcaaccaaattaCTACACGTACACCACTTCTTCAActctctctccctccctccctctctctctccctctctcaatCTCTAACTCACTCTAAATCCTTCGTAAATCACAATCTTCAGCTTCTTTCACCACCTCTGCATACGCACAAACAATGTCCGAAGTTCCATTAGCATAATCAAACAGTAACATATACTACAAAAAccacatgaaaaaaaaaaaaacaacaacaacaacaaaaacacataaattaaaaacgaATTCCACAAACAAACCTAAATGAATCAAAACAGCTTCATAAACAACCAGAATTCGTGCAGTAGCTTATTCCGAAGAGTACAGgcaaaaaaaggaagaaggagaTAGAGAGATTACTTTCCAGCAGCAGTAGAAATGAACGGAGCGCGTAAACCTAATTTATGGAGATGGAAAGAGGAAGATAGGAAGATGAAAATGggggagaaggagaagaggtTGTGGGATTTGAGGGGGGAGAAAAGACGGTGTGGcggaggagagagaaaatgggAGAGCAATGGAGGGAGTTGGAAGTGAGTTTTTTAAGCACGAAAATTGGAAGGAAATGAGAgggaaattgacaaaaataggccaaaaatggggtataaatagagttttaggattgattgtagaaaagttgagatttaggataaattggaggtgaaatgacgaaaataccctcttttaattttaattcacatttgctcttctcttcttttccaacccctctctctctctcttcaatgtCATTCacctgaagaaaaaaaacagaattgcGAACGCagccttcttctcctctcctcatagattacgtaaagggaaaaaaaaagaagaatcctTCTCTTGCAGTCTCATAGATTacgtaaagaaaaaagaagcatttCTCCTCCTTCTCATAGATtatgtaaaggaaaaagaaaaaagaaaaactcatttgcgattcttctcctctctcaaaAGTTTGTCAACTTTCCGCTTTACTCCGGTGTCGTTCATCATCTACTCCGGCGAACATCTCACGCattgtggtttgttttaatttttaaatccgAATCTGAATTgtgttgtgttatatgtatatatatttttgcatcttaaatgtataaatcaaatattattttttattgtttcaagttgatttaggGTTGATTTAAGGTTGCTTTATAGatgtttcaaatgatgttagcaatttatcattattattattttatctcgcaaacatctggtagacatctcgcaaacatctcgcagacatcttgcaggttcttaaattgaaatgtttaatctgaaatgaattgatttagggTGACTTTTagctattgttttttgtatctcGCAATATCCTAAACATTTTGTAGCTGTCAAGATCGTAAACATGTAGGGTGTGACTATGCAcgttttatttagtatttacctactgttttttaataaactttgtttatgtgatatgtcaaatgctaacttcaaatcattttttgcaGCAATTGAAAAGTATAAGGTGGTTTAAGGATGTCACATATTCCCATGTTAGTGCGTTACGGTGGTATGTGGGATGAGAGGCGAAGAAAATACGAAGGAGGCATGTTAAAAGGCATCGTTGTCAGTaaagaaataacacataaagATTTACAGGCAGAATTATATGACCCTTCAGAAGTTGACCCTTCAAAGTTCGACGTAATGATAAGATGCATATATGAGATAAAAGTGGAACACGAAGCTCCTACATTTGAGTTAAGCAATGAccgtgatttgaagttttatcttcttagtGAAAATCCATTAAAGGTCCCTTTATACGTCTCATTTGAGCCTAAAAGtaatcaaagcaaaaaagtgTTAAGCAAAGATTACAATTCAGTATCTGGCAGCAACCAAGCTCATAACTTAAACCCTCATCCTCCAATTGTAATGGATACattaaatgagaatgaagTCCATGTtcgtgaagttgaagttggctTGTGTGATAACGTGATAGGGACCACTTCGGCTATATGGGAATCATATGAGTCATATGATTCGAAAGATGAGACTTTTACATGGGAGCCAGTAGAGATGAATAGTGAATCATTTGACATCCCACAACATAGAGATGGTCCTACAAAAGattgcaaaggaaaatctaaagTTCGTTACAGCTCTTCTAGCCAAAAGTTGAAGACAGACATGAATGATTGGTCCGAAGAAAGCTCTACAAGTGAGGAGTTTGATGtaggacaaatatttttttccaaaaaagattTGTCAATGAGATTAAGTGTCTtggcaatgaaaaaaaattttcaGTTTGTAGTAAAAAAGTCTACAAAAGAGGTTCTCTTTGTTAGATGCATTGACAACAAGTGTGGTTGGAGACTGCGAGCGATGAGATTGaaggattcaaatatatttaagattaaaaagtatgtCAAAGTTCATTCGTGTtctcttgacgttttgaaTCGTGACCATAGGCAAGCAAAATCTTGGGTTGTTGGAGAATTAATAAAGTCAAAGTTCAAGGGAGTCGGTCGTCTATACAAACCGCGTGATATCATAGAAGACATGAGGCAAGACTATGGCATAAATATGAGTTATGAAAAAGCATGGCGCGCTAGAGAAAATGCGTATGAACGAGTGCGCGGGTGTCCTGAAGAGTCATATAATCTATTGCTTAGATATGGTGAAGCTCTCAAACTTGCAAATGTAGGTACAATATTTCACATGGAACTTGAAGATAATCgtttcttcaaatatctttttatggcTGTTGGTCCATGTGTTCGAGGATTCTTAAACTGCATTAGACCGGTTATAGTCATGGATGGAACATTCCTTAAGAACAAATATCGGGGTCAGTTGATAGTTGCTGTTTGCTTGGAtggtaacaatcaaatttatcctCTTGCCTTTGGAGTGGTGGACAGAGAAACAGATGCTTCAATACAGTGGTTCttagagaaattgaaaggtGCAATAGGAGAGGTGCCTAATCTAGGCTTCGTGACAGAtcgaaaaacatgtttttctaaGTGTATTGCATCGGTTTTTCCCTCCGCATTCCATGGACTTTGTGTCCAACACttgactcaaaatttgaatgataaatacAAGAATGACACTATAGCTACTTTGTTTTACAATGCATCTAGAACATACCGTGAATCAACGTTCTCAGAAGCGTGGAGAAGTATTCTTGCATTTCCTAATGATtcaggaaaatatttaaacgatgTTGGAATAACACGTTGGTCTCGTTTTCACTGTCCAGGAAGACGATATAATATGATGACAACAAATATAGCAGAGTCCATGAATTCTATACTGAAAGAACCTAGAGATTTGCCTATTGCTTCATTCCTTGAACATGTTCGAGCTTTGCTACAACGTTGGTTTTGGGAGCGTCGAGAAGAAGGCATTAAAGTGACGTCTACATTGACTAAATGGGCAGAGTTAGttctacaaaagaaacaagaacgaGCTTTGACAATGAAAGTCAACCCAATTGATTGTTACCAATTCCATGTTAAAGATTTAGATAAAGAGGAGGTCATAAATCTTCATACTCAAGAGTGCACTTGTAAGGAGTTTCAAGCTGAGCAACTACCATGCGCACATGCCATTGCTGTTGCACGGGATCgcaatataaatgtttatagctTATGTGCTAACTATTACACTAATGAATGTTTGTTGGCAGCATATTCGGAGGCCGTCTACCCAGTTGGGAATCAGTCGGAATGGAAGACAACCG of the Cucumis sativus cultivar 9930 chromosome 3, Cucumber_9930_V3, whole genome shotgun sequence genome contains:
- the LOC101204522 gene encoding serine/threonine-protein kinase CTR1; the encoded protein is MPHRTTYFFPRQFPDRGFDSASTSKHILDHEKKINKDTFSTESDAKPTPRPARDFSVTKSSAVSDLFTGDKAQTNKKLPAFYDWLVDKKATRSATAHVKTWLSNCDEDRELLLPPPTSEPEHDTTSVKDRSVDRNFDRQVSLPRLSSGSSYAGSLFSGTGTGTVDGNFSSDVKDSSASKILSSHTARPEEIEVGDDKENIAQKATESYYLQLALAATLRSHANLAGDPVLMEEGRVEITDAETVSYRLWVSGCLSYSDKISDGFYNILGMNPYLWVMCNDFEEGRRLPSLMSLRTIEPSETSMEVILVDRRGDSRLKELEDKAQELYCASESTLVLVEKLGKLVAIYMGGTFPVEQGGLHLHWKVVSKRLREFQKCIVLPIGSLSMGLCRHRAILFKKLADYIGLPCRIARGCKYCVADHRSSCLVKIEDDKKSLREYVVDLVGEPGNIHGPDSSINGGFQSSMPSPLQISHLKEFQEPYVESYFNHQTVGSKQICGFPEYPLRSGFGQYQMKGGSTLRMSSGAETDKLVDQACMGIGSTQLCLETKVSKECVLQNHIMPSTGADASEVLSSVGGASLCENKVVIEEIYQEEAVVAAGISVNETINPSKLTLSTQTDSKEIVGRSQNCSASTYPKYLTLEPSLAMDWLEISWDELHIKERVGAGSFGTVHRAEWHGSDVAVKVLTVQDFHDDQLKEFLREVAIMKRVRHPNVVLFMGAVTKRPHLSIVTEYLPRGSLYRLIHRPSYGELMDQRKRLRMALDVAKGINYLHCLNPPIVHWDLKSPNLLVDKNWTVKVCDFGLSRFKANTFISSKSVAGTPEWMAPEFLRGEPSNEKSDVYSFGVILWELVTMQQPWSGLGPAQVVGAVAFQNRKLSIPSSTSPLLASLIESCWADDPVQRPSFASIVESLKKLLKSPQQLIAMGGT
- the LOC101207197 gene encoding uncharacterized protein LOC101207197, yielding MIRCIYEIKVEHEAPTFELSNDRDLKFYLLSENPLKVPLYVSFEPKSNQSKKVLSKDYNSVSGSNQAHNLNPHPPIVMDTLNENEVHVREVEVGLCDNVIGTTSAIWESYESYDSKDETFTWEPVEMNSESFDIPQHRDGPTKDCKGKSKVRYSSSSQKLKTDMNDWSEESSTSEEFDVGQIFFSKKDLSMRLSVLAMKKNFQFVVKKSTKEVLFVRCIDNKCGWRLRAMRLKDSNIFKIKKYVKVHSCSLDVLNRDHRQAKSWVVGELIKSKFKGVGRLYKPRDIIEDMRQDYGINMSYEKAWRARENAYERVRGCPEESYNLLLRYGEALKLANVGTIFHMELEDNRFFKYLFMAVGPCVRGFLNCIRPVIVMDGTFLKNKYRGQLIVAVCLDGNNQIYPLAFGVVDRETDASIQWFLEKLKGAIGEVPNLGFVTDRKTCFSKCIASVFPSAFHGLCVQHLTQNLNDKYKNDTIATLFYNASRTYRESTFSEAWRSILAFPNDSGKYLNDVGITRWSRFHCPGRRYNMMTTNIAESMNSILKEPRDLPIASFLEHVRALLQRWFWERREEGIKVTSTLTKWAELVLQKKQERALTMKVNPIDCYQFHVKDLDKEEVINLHTQECTCKEFQAEQLPCAHAIAVARDRNINVYSLCANYYTNECLLAAYSEAVYPVGNQSEWKTTEEYVHMTVLPPKVVKRVGRPKKKRIPSVGEAPKLHKCGRCKETGHNRLTCTNPISYIQKSSIQD